The Candidatus Limnocylindria bacterium nucleotide sequence ACCTCGTCCATGGTGCGCCGCTCACCGGCACTATCCCCGACGACGAGCCGCTGCTGCCGCGAGATCGCTGGCGGCACATCGGCACGCCGCTCGCGCGCGTCGAGGCGCGCGACATCGTGACCGGACGCGCGCGATACACCGCCGATGTCCGGCCCCTTGGCCTCGCGCGTGGGGCGATCGCTCGACCTCCCGTGCGCGGAGCACGCGCGACCCGCGTCGACGATCGCGCCGCGAGAGCGATGCCAGGGGTGATTGCCGTGGTGCACGACGGCGACGTCGTCGGCGTCGTAGCGGAGCGGGAGGAACAGGCCCGTGCCGCGGCCGACGCGCTCGACATCGACTGGGACACGCCGAAGGTCGACGCATCGAGCACGCAGGTCGTCCCGCTGCGGGAGGACGCGGGCATCGACGCCGCGCTCGCGTCGGCCGCACTGTCACGCTCCGCGACGTACACGCTGCCCTCGATCGCGAGCGCGTCGATCGGCCCGAGCGCCGCGCTCGTCGACGTCCGTGCAGACAGCGCGACGGTCTACGCGGGCACGCATCGTCCGTTCGGGCTGCGCGACACGGTCGCGGATCGCGTGGGCCTGCCGCGCGACCGCGTGCGCGTGCAGGCGCAGATGTCGAGCGGCACGTACGGCCGTAGCAGCGCGCCCGACGTATCGATCGAAGCGGCGGTCCTGTCGAAGCACAGCCGCCGTCCGGTGCTCGTGCAGTGGACGCGCGCCGAGGAGTTCGCGTACTCCCCCAACCGGCCCGAGGCGGTCCTCGAGGTCGCGGCCGGCCTCGACGCAGAGGGTCGGATCGCCGCGTGGCGATACGACGAGCACACCAACGTCCACACCGCCGCCGGGCCGGATCCGCGCGTCGCGGCGATGACCTCCGGCCGGAACGCCGTCCCGCCCTACCGCATCCCCCACGCGAACGTCGTGCTGCATGTCGAACCCACGCCACTCCGCACCGCGAACTTCCGATCCCTCGCCGCGGCGGAGAACGTCTTCGCGATCGAGTCGTTCGTCGACGAGCTCGCGCACGCGTCGGGCCAGGACTCGCTCGCATTCCGCCTTCGTCACATCGATGATCCCCGGCTACGACGAGTGATCGAGCGCGTCGCCGCGGTGAGCGACTTCGGCGAGAAGCTGCCCGAGCGTCGCGGGCGCGGTCTCGCGTGCACCGAGTACCACGGGACCTACGTCGCGCAGGTCGCCGAGGTCGAAGTGTCCACGAGCGGCGCGGTCCGCCTGCTGCGCGTCTGGTGCGTCATCGACCCCGGCCTGGTCGTGAACCCCGACGGCGTGCGCAATCAGACCGAGGGCGGGATCCAGCAATCCGCATCGTGGACGCTGATCGAGGAGCTCCGCCACAAAGGCGGCCGCGTCGCCACGACTTCGTGGGACACCTATCCGATCGCGACCTTCCGCGACGCACCAGAGGCGATCGAGGTGCTCGTCGAGGGCGACGCGAGCGCGCCATCGACCGGCGTCGGTGAGCCGGGCGCTGTGCCGACGGCCGCTGCGATCGCGAACGCCGTTTTCGCGGCGTGCGGCGCGCGGGTGCGCGACGTGCCACTCACGCGGGAGCGCGTGCGGAAGGCGACTGGGACCGAAGCGCGATGAACCGCCCGGGTGTATTGGACCGGAGCTAGCTGATGCGACTCCGCACTTTGTGGCCTGCGAGGTAGAGGTTAGAGACGACGAGCGCGAGGACAAGCGCCAGCAGCAGCCATCCCGCATTCTGCTGCACCGCGTCGCCGCCGAATGATGCGACCAGCCAGGTGATCGCGAGCGCGGCGATGGCGCCGACTGCCAGCTGACCATCGTCGACGAGGAGTCCGTAGGCGCTCTCCCAGATCCCGCGAAGCACGCTAGACGTTGCGTGCCTCGACACGGGCGCCGTCCGGGAGGAGCCCGCTGAGCATCCGCGCCGAGAGCCAGCTCGCCGCGAGGAAGGCCCCAAGCAGGAAGGGGATCGATGCGGCGTCGCCTGGCCAGTGGGCACCGACACCTTCACCGAACCAGAACACACCGAAGGCCGACAGCATGGCACCGACGCCGAACTTCATCCAGTTCTCGGGAACAGCGCTCAGCGGCCGTCGGAGTGCGGCGGCCAGAGCAGTAACGATGACCCCGGCAGCGATCGCTCCAACGATCGCGGCGTTCATCGCCGCAACGCCCTTCGCGCCGAAAGCGATGACGATGAACGCGACCTCGGTGCCCTCGAGGAGCACGGCCTTGTACGCGACGAGCGCGCCGACCCAGTCCCACTCCGTCTTCCGCAGACCCTGCGCTCGCAGCTCCGCGACCTCCCTGCGGTAGATCTCATCCTCGTCGTGGAGCGCCACGACGCCCGCAAAGCGGAGAACGGCCTTGCGCAGCCACCGCAGGCCAAAGAGCAGGAGCAGCGTGCCGACCAGACCAAGAAGCAGATGCTCCGGGACCACGGTGACCAGCGCCACGCCAAGCGTGATGACGATCAGCGCGAGCGTGAGCGCGGCGAGCAAGGTGCCGACGAGTGGAGCGCGCCAGCCGCGAGTGATGCCCACCGCAAGCACGATCGTCGTCGCCTCGACGAACTCGACCGCGCTCGCGATGAATGCCGGCGTTGCCGCGATGGTGAGCGTGACGAGATCCACTATGGAAACCCCTTAGTAGAGCGGGCCGCGATCAGCCAACAAGCGATCCCTCAAGGATGTCCAAACCTTCCTCGAGCTGTGCATCAGCGATCGTCAGCGGGACAAGCGTTCGAATGACGTTGCTGTAAAGACCCGCGCGCAGAAGAAGGAGGCCGCGTTCGCCCGCGCGCTTGATCGTCGACTCGACCAGCTCGGGTGCTGGCTTCTTGGTGTCGCGGTCGCGGACGAGCTCGATCGCCTGCATCGCGCCGATGCCGCGCACATCCCCGACGCTCGCGGCACGAGCCGCGATGGCGTCGAATCGCCGGCGCAGCGTGACGCCGATGGCCGCGGCACGTGCCGCGAGTCCGTCGCGCTCGATGATCTCGATGGTCTTCAGCGCCGCAGCACACGCGATGGGATGACCGCCGAAGGTGCTCCCGAACGAGGCAGACGGCATCGCGTCAAACAGCTCCGCTCGTCCGGTGACAGCGCCGATAGGGAAACCAGCGCCGAGCGACTTGGACGTGACGACGAGGTCGGGGGTCACGCCGGCGTGCTCGATCGCGAACATGCGACCGGTCCGCGCCATACCGGTCTGGATCTCGTCGACGATGAAGACGATGTCGTGGCGTCGGCAGATCGCCGAGATCCGCTTGAGGAAGCGCGCCGGCGGCACGACGAAGCCTCCCTCGCCCTGGATCGGCTCGAGGATGACCGCGGCGACGTGCTCGGGCGAGAGGTTCGTCTCGAGAGCCTGCTCGAAGAGGCGGACGTGTAGCTCGGCCAGCTCCTCTTCGCCGACGTTCGCGATCGGGCGATATGGATACGGATACGGAAGGTGCGCGATGTTCGGCGACGTGGAACGCATGAATGGCATCCGTGAGCTCTTCGTTTTTCCCGTCGCTGTCATGGCCGTATAGGTCCGGCCGTGGAACGAGTTCTGGAACGCGACGATCCACTCGCGGCCCGTGGCAACGCGCGCGATCTTGATCGCGTTCTCGACGGCCTCCGCTCCGCTGTTGGCGAAGATGCTCTTCGTCGCGACCGTCGAGCCTTCGGCGCGCGGATAGATGCGATCGAGCTCCTGAGCGAGGCGCACGTACGGCTCGTATGTGACGACTTGGGCGGCCACATGGGCATACCGATCGAGCTGAGCGCGGACCGCCGCGACGATCTCGGGATGCTGGTGCCCCAGATTCAGCGCGCCGATCCCGGCGACGAAGTCGATGTACCGCTTGCCTTCTGGGTCGAAGACCTCCGCTCCCTGGGCCGATGCGACCACGACGGAGGTCCCGACGTGGAGGCCTCGCGGGACGAAGCGGTCACGAAGATCGCGGACCTCGGCGCTGCTGAGCTCGGCGCGCTGCCGGGTTACTGTGGCCATTCTTTCATGCTGAACTGGTTGAGCGTCGACGGCAAGAAGCTGCTCGTCACGCGAGTCCTTCGAACGTTCGCATACGGGTACCTCACGGTCATTCTCGGCCTCTACCTCGATGCGCTGGGCATGGATCCGACGGAGATCGGCTTCATCCTCGCTGCCGCGATCGCCGGGTCGGCCCTCATGACGGTGTTCTGGTCGCTCGTCGCCGATCGGATCGGCCGCCGCCGGACCGTTGCGACGATGGCCGGGCTCATGGCGGTCGGAGGTCTGCTGTTTGCTTTTGGCGGCACCTTCGTGCCCCTCCTGATTGGCGCGTTCACCGGCACGATCAGCGCGACGAGCTCCGAGGTCGGGATCTTCCAGACGGTCGAGCAGGCGATCCTCCCGCAGACAGCGCCCGACGAGCGCCGCACGTGGCTGTTCGCGATCTACAACACCGTCGCGAACTTCGCTGCGGCCTTCGGCTCGTTTGCCGCGGTGACCGTGGGCCTCTTCGCCTCGCTCGGGCTCCAGGGTGCCGACGCGTACCGGCCGTTCTTCGTCGTTTATGCCCTCATCGGCCTCATCAACCTCGCGATCTTCGTGACGCTGTCCGACCGAGTCGAGCTCGCGAAGGTCGAGGGCGAGCGGCGCTTTCTTGGCATCCGCCGCTCGGGCGGGACCGTGGCCAAACTGTCGGCGCTGTTCGGCCTCGACGCGTTCGCCGGCGGCTTCGTCGTGCTTTCGCTCGTGGCGTTCTGGTTCCACCTGAAGTGGGGCCTATCGCCGGAAGCGCTCGCTTCCGTCTTCTTCTGGGTGAATGTCCTCTCGGGGCTGTCGCTCCTGGCGGCAGGCCGGCTCGCGCAGCGGATCGGACTGCTGAACACGATGGTCTTCACGCACATCCCATCGAGCGTCCTCCTCCTCCTGGTGCCGCTCATGCCTTCGGCCGGGCTTGCGGTCGCGGTCTTCCTCGCACGCATGAGCATCTCTCAGATGGACGTGCCGACGCGGCAGTCATACACGATGGCGATCGTCGATCCCGAGGAGCGCACCGCGACGGCCGGCATCACCAACGTCGCCCGAACGACCGCTGCGGCGATCTCGCCCGCGTTCGTGGGCATGGCGTTCTCTGCCGGGGCACTCGGTCTGCCCTTCTTCGTCGCCGCCGGGCTGAAGATCCTCTACGACGGCCTCATCTACGCGACGTTCCGTGGGGTTCACCCGCCCGAGGAGACGAGACTTCGTCGGTCGACCTAAGGCTTCCAGGCCCTTCGCGAGACGTGCGCGCCAGTGCTCGTGTCAGGAGCGGCCGGGTACTGCTCCATGCGGTCGTAGAGCCATTCGAACCATTCGAAAGCCGTCGGAGTGACCGCACGGAACTGACCGATGTATCCGCCGCACTTCCGCCACGTGAGCCGGACCATCCCGCCGATGAGGTCGTCCGCCATGTGCAGCGGGATCGCGCGCGAGTACACGAGGTAGCCGAGGTTCTCGAACTTCACGAATGTCTCGATGAGCGCCTGCTCGAGCTCGGGCCCGAGCGCGTGGATCGCCTCCGCCGGCGCGGAATCCGGAAGCTCGAAGATCTTCCGGACCGAGCGAGAGAAGAGCTCAGGCGGCTGCGTGGTCTTCATGAGGGTCAGCGCCGTTTCCTGGCGCCGCTGACGCACGAAAGCGATGAACTGGTACGCGGCGAAGACGAATCCGCCGACCACCGTGCTCGTCGAGATCAACGCCAACGCGATCTGCAGCTCGACCGGCATCCGTCCCTCCCGCGCTCATAAGATGATGCGCCGATGCCGCGAGTCATGGCTGGGGACGTCGAGCTCTACTACGAGTCGCTCGGCGAGGGCACGCCGCTGGTGCTTCAGGCCCACGACCACACGCCCTGGTTGTTCGGACAGGCGCCGGTCCTCTCGCAGCGCTATCGGGTCCTGGTCTACGACCGCCGCGGGACGGGGCGCTCGTCGAGCCCGGAAGGCGACTGGAGCGCCGCGGACCTCGCCGGCGACCTCGTGAGATTCCTGGATGCCCTCGCGATCGAGCGCGCGATCGTCGGAGGTTCGTCGCTCGGCGGTGTGATCACCGCGCAGTTCGCCGTCGACCACCCGGAGCGGGCGCTCGCGCTCGTCATCGGTCACACAGTCCCCTACCTCGACGACATCGGACGCGCCTGGCTCGAGCGACAGGTGACCGACGCGCGCGCCGGTCATCCGGTCATCGCGCGACAGCCCGCGGACACCGCGGGCGGCAGCGAGCCGCCAACGACCGATCCCGTCTTCGCCGCGTCGCCGCTCGGACGGATGATCGCGACGACCGGCACCGGCCTCGGCCGCACTCCCGATGACATCGCGCGAGCCATCGCGGTCCTGCGCGACTGGGATCAGCGGCCCCGAAAAGCCGACCTCGCGAAGATCAAAGTGCCGACGCTCGTCATCGTGGGCGAGCGCGAGCCGCGCTCGACGATCGAAGGATCGCGCGAATGGGCGTCGTGGATCCCCGGTGCGGAGTTCGTGATCCTGCCCGGCGCGCATCACGCCGCGCCGCGCGAGGCCGCGCCAGCCTGGAACGCCGCGGTGCAGGGATTCCTCGACCGGCACGGCTTGGGTGGACAATCGACGTCATGACCGTTACGGCGCGCGCCGTCCGCGCCCCCCGCGGCACCGCGCTGACGTGCCGCGACTGGCCGCAAGAGGCCGCGTTCCGGATGATCCAGAACAACCTCGACCCCGAGGTCGCGGAGCATCCCGACGAGCTCATCGTGTACGGCGGCACCGGCCGCGCGGCGCGGTCGTGGGAGGCGTTCGACCGCATCCTCTCGACGCTGCGCCGCCTCAAGAACGACGAGACGCTGCTCGTGCAATCGGGCAAGCCCGTCGGTGTGTTCCGCACGCATGAGTGGGCGCCGCGCGTGCTCATCGCGAACGCGCTCCTCGTGCCGAAGTGGGCGACGTGGGAGAAGTTCCGCGAGCTCGAGGCAGCGGGCCTGACGATGTACGGGCAGATGACCGCAGGCTCCTGGATCTACATCGGTACACAGGGGATCCTGCAGGGAACGTACGAGACGTTCGCCGCGGTCGCGCGCAAGCACTTCGGCGGCACGCTCGCCGGCCGACTTGTCGTCACCGCCGGGCTCGGCGGCATGGGTGGCGCGCAGCCGCTCGCAATCACGATGAACGAAGGTGTCGGTCTCATCGTCGAGGTCGATCACGCGAACGCCGAACGGCGACGCCGGCAGGGCTTCCTCGACGAGATCGCGCCGACGCTCGACGACGCGCTGCAGATCGCGCAACGATCGCTGCGCGACCGGACGCCACGCAGCATCGGGCTCGTCGCCAACGCAGCGGACGTGCTGCCCGAGCTCGCGCGCCGTGGCGTGCGCGTCGACGTCGTCACCGATCAGACCAGCGCACACGATCCGCTGGACGGCTACGTTCCCGCAGGCGTCGAGGACCTTGCCGGTCTGCGCGCGCGCGAGCCGCAGAGCTACGTCCGCAGATCGCGCGAGTCGATGGCGCGGCACTGCGAGGCGATCGTTTCGCTGGCGAAGCGCGGCGCCGTCGCATTCGACTACGGGAACAACCTGCGCGGTGAGGCGAAGGAGGCGGGCTTCGCCGACGCGTTCAGCTATCCCGGCTTCGTCCCCGAGTACATCCGTCCGCTGTTCGCGGAAGGCCGCGGGCCGTTCCGTTGGGTCGCGCTCTCGGGCGATACGGCCGACATTCACTGCACCGACCGCCTCGTACTCGAGCTCTTCCCAGAGAACGAGACGCTCGCGCGGTGGATCCGCCTCGCGCAGGACCGCGTGCCATTCCAGGGCCTCCCGGCGCGCGTGTGCTGGCTCGGGTATGGGGAGCGCGCGCTGTTCGGGGAGCGCATCGACGAGCTCGTCGCAAGCGGCGAGATCAAGGCGCCGATCGTCATCGGGCGCGACCACCTCGACTCGGGCTCGGTCGCATCGCCCTTCCGCGAGACCGAGGGAATGAAGGACGGCAGTGACGCGATCGCAGACTGGCCGATCCTGAACGCGCTCGTGAACACAGCGGCGGGTGCGACGTGGGTGTCGGTGCATCACGGTGGTGGTGTTGGCATCGGCAACTCGATCCACGCAGGGATGGTCGCCGTCGCGGATGGCACCGCGCTGGGCCGCGAGAAGCTTCGCCGTGTCCTCACGACCGACCCCGGCACGGGTGTGATGCGTCACGCCGACGCCGGGTACGACGAGGCGCTCGACTTCGCCAAGCGCAGCGGGATCGACCTGCCGAGCGTCTGACATTGGCCAGGCAGGTCAACCGTGAAGAGTTCAAGGCGTACTTCAATGACGCGCTCAACGTCGCCACAGCCCACGCCGAGAAGCACTTCCGCGTCCGCGTCAACATCCCGAAGCACCAGTCCGTTGAACTACACGGGGCGGGACACGATGGAGGTCGAATCGCTCCCGACGTTGCCGCGGACGCGCTCTATCTGGGGCCTGAGCGCTTCTACAAACTCATCGACGTGTTGATCAAGTGGATCGAGGGCGATACCGCGGTGCGTTCGCTGTGTTCACCGGCTTCGAGCCCTGCCCGTGGGAGGAGACACTCGACCCCGGTGGACTAGGTCCATTCAAGACACAGCTGTCGGCTGACATTCGAGAGCCGCTATGGCACCGAATCATTCGTATGCCGAGACGTGGCTAGGTCGCGAGGCTCGGCAGTTCGCGGAGAAGTCCCCGATCGATCTGCCGAGCCTCGAGCGATCTGCCGAGCCTCGAGCGATGACGCGTTAGGCGATAAGGGTCGCGACGAGCTCCGAGAGGCGCTCGTAGGTCTCGCGTGCGCCGGACTCCATACCAGTCGCGATCACAGCGTCGCGCTCTTCCTTGGAGTTGAAGACACCGCGATCCCGAAGTTCGGTAACGCCGTCCTTCTCGACGAGCGTGATCTCCACGAACCCGTCTCCCTCCGGCATGTCCCCGAAGAGGAAGCTGTAGACGAGCTTTTCGGGGGCCACGACCTCGCGGTACGTGCCGTGGAAGTCGACGACTTCGCCGCCGGACGTCTGCGTGATGAATTGCCACTTGCCGCCCTTGCGCACGTCCATCTTCTTGACCTCGGTCTTGTCCCGGGCGAAGCCCCACCACTTGGGGATGAGGTCCGGATCCGTGATCGCTTCCCACACGACCTCGCGCGGTGCTTCGAACTTCTTGGTCATGAGGATCTCTTTATCTGACGGCAGGGTGAGCGTGGTCTCGTACTTTGTCTTAGTGGCCATGATCTCTCTCCCGCTCTTTCTTAGCCTTCCGCTCGCTGA carries:
- a CDS encoding molybdopterin cofactor-binding domain-containing protein; amino-acid sequence: MNLEERIRVEPDGSLTAFSGKIEFGQGIRTAFAQLVANELDVPVERVRVVLGDTDEVPFDFGTFGSNSIAQEAPALRRAAAFARRTLIDRAAARLGVPARQLDTQDGTVGDGDGKRVSYADLVHGAPLTGTIPDDEPLLPRDRWRHIGTPLARVEARDIVTGRARYTADVRPLGLARGAIARPPVRGARATRVDDRAARAMPGVIAVVHDGDVVGVVAEREEQARAAADALDIDWDTPKVDASSTQVVPLREDAGIDAALASAALSRSATYTLPSIASASIGPSAALVDVRADSATVYAGTHRPFGLRDTVADRVGLPRDRVRVQAQMSSGTYGRSSAPDVSIEAAVLSKHSRRPVLVQWTRAEEFAYSPNRPEAVLEVAAGLDAEGRIAAWRYDEHTNVHTAAGPDPRVAAMTSGRNAVPPYRIPHANVVLHVEPTPLRTANFRSLAAAENVFAIESFVDELAHASGQDSLAFRLRHIDDPRLRRVIERVAAVSDFGEKLPERRGRGLACTEYHGTYVAQVAEVEVSTSGAVRLLRVWCVIDPGLVVNPDGVRNQTEGGIQQSASWTLIEELRHKGGRVATTSWDTYPIATFRDAPEAIEVLVEGDASAPSTGVGEPGAVPTAAAIANAVFAACGARVRDVPLTRERVRKATGTEAR
- a CDS encoding aspartate aminotransferase family protein, whose protein sequence is MATVTRQRAELSSAEVRDLRDRFVPRGLHVGTSVVVASAQGAEVFDPEGKRYIDFVAGIGALNLGHQHPEIVAAVRAQLDRYAHVAAQVVTYEPYVRLAQELDRIYPRAEGSTVATKSIFANSGAEAVENAIKIARVATGREWIVAFQNSFHGRTYTAMTATGKTKSSRMPFMRSTSPNIAHLPYPYPYRPIANVGEEELAELHVRLFEQALETNLSPEHVAAVILEPIQGEGGFVVPPARFLKRISAICRRHDIVFIVDEIQTGMARTGRMFAIEHAGVTPDLVVTSKSLGAGFPIGAVTGRAELFDAMPSASFGSTFGGHPIACAAALKTIEIIERDGLAARAAAIGVTLRRRFDAIAARAASVGDVRGIGAMQAIELVRDRDTKKPAPELVESTIKRAGERGLLLLRAGLYSNVIRTLVPLTIADAQLEEGLDILEGSLVG
- a CDS encoding MFS transporter, encoding MSVDGKKLLVTRVLRTFAYGYLTVILGLYLDALGMDPTEIGFILAAAIAGSALMTVFWSLVADRIGRRRTVATMAGLMAVGGLLFAFGGTFVPLLIGAFTGTISATSSEVGIFQTVEQAILPQTAPDERRTWLFAIYNTVANFAAAFGSFAAVTVGLFASLGLQGADAYRPFFVVYALIGLINLAIFVTLSDRVELAKVEGERRFLGIRRSGGTVAKLSALFGLDAFAGGFVVLSLVAFWFHLKWGLSPEALASVFFWVNVLSGLSLLAAGRLAQRIGLLNTMVFTHIPSSVLLLLVPLMPSAGLAVAVFLARMSISQMDVPTRQSYTMAIVDPEERTATAGITNVARTTAAAISPAFVGMAFSAGALGLPFFVAAGLKILYDGLIYATFRGVHPPEETRLRRST
- a CDS encoding alpha/beta fold hydrolase; amino-acid sequence: MPRVMAGDVELYYESLGEGTPLVLQAHDHTPWLFGQAPVLSQRYRVLVYDRRGTGRSSSPEGDWSAADLAGDLVRFLDALAIERAIVGGSSLGGVITAQFAVDHPERALALVIGHTVPYLDDIGRAWLERQVTDARAGHPVIARQPADTAGGSEPPTTDPVFAASPLGRMIATTGTGLGRTPDDIARAIAVLRDWDQRPRKADLAKIKVPTLVIVGEREPRSTIEGSREWASWIPGAEFVILPGAHHAAPREAAPAWNAAVQGFLDRHGLGGQSTS
- the hutU gene encoding urocanate hydratase — encoded protein: MTVTARAVRAPRGTALTCRDWPQEAAFRMIQNNLDPEVAEHPDELIVYGGTGRAARSWEAFDRILSTLRRLKNDETLLVQSGKPVGVFRTHEWAPRVLIANALLVPKWATWEKFRELEAAGLTMYGQMTAGSWIYIGTQGILQGTYETFAAVARKHFGGTLAGRLVVTAGLGGMGGAQPLAITMNEGVGLIVEVDHANAERRRRQGFLDEIAPTLDDALQIAQRSLRDRTPRSIGLVANAADVLPELARRGVRVDVVTDQTSAHDPLDGYVPAGVEDLAGLRAREPQSYVRRSRESMARHCEAIVSLAKRGAVAFDYGNNLRGEAKEAGFADAFSYPGFVPEYIRPLFAEGRGPFRWVALSGDTADIHCTDRLVLELFPENETLARWIRLAQDRVPFQGLPARVCWLGYGERALFGERIDELVASGEIKAPIVIGRDHLDSGSVASPFRETEGMKDGSDAIADWPILNALVNTAAGATWVSVHHGGGVGIGNSIHAGMVAVADGTALGREKLRRVLTTDPGTGVMRHADAGYDEALDFAKRSGIDLPSV
- a CDS encoding SRPBCC family protein, which codes for MATKTKYETTLTLPSDKEILMTKKFEAPREVVWEAITDPDLIPKWWGFARDKTEVKKMDVRKGGKWQFITQTSGGEVVDFHGTYREVVAPEKLVYSFLFGDMPEGDGFVEITLVEKDGVTELRDRGVFNSKEERDAVIATGMESGARETYERLSELVATLIA